A stretch of the Limnochordia bacterium genome encodes the following:
- a CDS encoding class I SAM-dependent methyltransferase, with protein MKEHYFSKDPQVVSDVRQIEVTLRGETYRFYTDRGVFSYRDIDPGSRILIENMEIADRGTVLDLGCGYGPIGIVAARLSPKALVYLVDVNQRAVELCQKNIDINSLENATAFASDGFASIDQLRFDMILCNPPIRAGKRVVYPLISQSFERLYARGSLWLVVRKKQGAASMTEYVHTLFGNCQIVKKKAGYVVLKAVKTS; from the coding sequence TTGAAGGAACACTATTTTTCGAAAGACCCCCAAGTAGTATCGGATGTACGACAGATCGAAGTCACTTTACGGGGAGAGACCTATCGGTTTTACACTGACCGGGGCGTATTTTCCTATCGGGATATTGATCCTGGCAGTCGGATTTTGATTGAAAATATGGAGATTGCAGATCGGGGAACGGTTTTAGATCTCGGATGCGGTTACGGACCTATTGGGATTGTGGCTGCAAGGCTTTCCCCAAAGGCTTTGGTGTATCTGGTGGATGTAAATCAAAGGGCTGTGGAACTGTGTCAGAAAAACATTGACATAAATTCCCTAGAAAATGCTACGGCCTTTGCCAGTGACGGATTTGCCAGTATAGATCAGCTACGGTTTGATATGATTCTCTGTAATCCGCCGATTCGGGCGGGAAAGCGAGTGGTCTATCCGCTCATCTCCCAGTCCTTTGAACGCCTGTACGCCCGAGGCTCTTTATGGTTGGTTGTTCGTAAGAAGCAAGGCGCGGCGAGTATGACTGAGTATGTTCATACACTATTTGGCAACTGCCAGATAGTCAAGAAGAAGGCCGGATACGTCGTACTTAAGGCAGTGAAAACATCCTAG
- a CDS encoding HAD-IIA family hydrolase has translation MTLRPSVDRLYKGYMFDLDGTIYFGSRLLPGAREVVEYLKNAGRRVLFLTNNPLLTREDYADKLTHMGISTTPEQVLSSADILAIHLSGKHAGCSAYVLGEAPLISTLRQSGVQVIEEPVPDQKVDYVVASFDRTFNYEKLNHGMQLLLNGATLIATHADPACPWDGGLIPDAGPIIAALTVCAGKRLDWIAGKPSLLTLGVALAQIGCSSGETLMVGDRLATDIQLGADHGMDTAFVLTGGDTEQDIFNYEFRPTYVLHNLWDILPRAVSAEILEKGASDAR, from the coding sequence GTGACGCTAAGACCCTCCGTTGATAGACTATACAAGGGATATATGTTTGATCTAGATGGCACCATCTACTTTGGGAGCAGGTTACTACCCGGTGCCCGTGAGGTTGTGGAGTACCTAAAGAACGCGGGAAGACGTGTTCTGTTTTTGACGAATAACCCTCTTTTGACCCGCGAGGACTATGCAGATAAGCTTACACACATGGGTATTAGCACCACACCGGAACAGGTTCTTTCTTCCGCCGATATATTGGCCATACATCTTAGTGGGAAACACGCGGGTTGTAGTGCCTATGTTCTTGGGGAAGCACCGCTGATCAGTACCCTGCGGCAAAGCGGGGTCCAAGTTATCGAAGAGCCGGTGCCGGATCAGAAAGTAGATTATGTAGTGGCCTCCTTCGATCGTACCTTTAATTATGAAAAGCTAAACCACGGCATGCAGTTACTTCTAAACGGTGCCACCTTAATTGCTACCCACGCGGATCCGGCCTGTCCTTGGGATGGGGGACTAATCCCCGATGCGGGACCGATTATCGCGGCCCTAACGGTATGCGCTGGGAAAAGACTAGATTGGATCGCTGGAAAACCGTCTCTGCTTACATTAGGGGTGGCCTTGGCACAGATCGGTTGCTCCTCCGGCGAAACCCTTATGGTTGGAGATCGCCTAGCCACAGATATCCAATTGGGTGCCGATCATGGGATGGATACCGCTTTTGTCTTGACCGGAGGAGATACAGAGCAAGACATCTTTAACTATGAGTTTCGTCCAACCTACGTGTTGCATAACCTGTGGGATATTCTGCCCCGGGCGGTTTCGGCGGAGATTTTGGAAAAGGGGGCTAGCGACGCGCGATAG
- a CDS encoding ARMT1-like domain-containing protein translates to MLSKPKCIPCALRQVLSTVGQVTDDIHVQKDILDEAMAALLKMPVFELSPAELSTRAIKIACEMLDDPDPYYQAKKKYNAIALEMEPHLGQILEEQEHPLFAALLLSVAGNIIDLGILEHIDIDQAILRVLENGLAVNDYPTLLRLLDDAEQVLIIGDNAGEIVFDKLLLKQLTSYEVFYAVRGGPIINDACLEDALEVGIDQLAKVITTGSDRLGITADCSPEFWLCFEEADVIIAKGQANFETLQPHPRLFNLLTCKCDLVASELGVCLNDSVLYFQGRL, encoded by the coding sequence TTGCTTAGCAAACCAAAATGTATACCCTGTGCTCTGCGCCAAGTTTTAAGTACGGTCGGTCAAGTGACCGATGATATCCACGTGCAAAAGGACATTCTAGATGAGGCTATGGCTGCTCTTTTGAAGATGCCAGTCTTCGAATTGAGTCCTGCTGAGCTTTCCACTAGGGCGATCAAAATAGCTTGCGAAATGCTAGATGATCCTGACCCCTACTACCAGGCTAAAAAGAAGTACAATGCTATTGCCTTAGAGATGGAACCACATCTAGGGCAGATCCTAGAAGAACAAGAGCATCCTTTGTTTGCGGCATTACTACTTTCAGTGGCGGGGAACATTATTGATCTTGGCATCCTAGAGCATATTGATATTGATCAGGCGATCCTCCGTGTCCTTGAAAACGGACTTGCGGTTAATGATTACCCAACGTTGCTGCGTCTGCTGGATGATGCGGAACAGGTCCTCATCATTGGAGACAACGCCGGGGAGATTGTCTTTGATAAGCTCTTGTTAAAACAGCTAACCAGCTATGAGGTTTTCTATGCGGTGAGGGGTGGGCCGATCATTAACGATGCATGCCTAGAAGATGCCCTCGAGGTTGGGATTGATCAACTTGCTAAGGTGATCACAACTGGGTCAGATAGACTGGGCATCACTGCAGATTGCTCCCCCGAGTTTTGGTTGTGCTTTGAGGAGGCAGATGTGATTATTGCCAAGGGGCAGGCAAACTTTGAAACGCTACAACCACACCCCCGACTGTTTAACTTGTTGACTTGTAAGTGTGACTTAGTTGCCTCAGAGCTGGGGGTTTGTCTCAACGATTCAGTTCTTTATTTTCAAGGAAGACTATAA
- a CDS encoding radical SAM protein gives MDRKLPNYVKLYRVGELKRRADEAVARLASCALCAQVCEVNRLEGEVGVCRTGKLAVISSYGPHFGEERVLVGTSGSGTVFFANCNLSCVFCQNCDISADGLGTEVTSFELAEIMLRLQESGCHNINLVSPSHVVAQVLEALVLAVEKGLTLPLVYNTGGYDSLSTLELLDGVVDIYMPDFKFWDAATATRLARAKNYPRVARVAIYKMHRQVGDLVINKDGLAWRGLLLRHLVLPDGLSQTRQIMGFVAQKISPHTYVNVMGQYYPAYLAHRYPRLNRPLRQSEYRRAVAAARDEGLHRFAD, from the coding sequence ATGGATAGGAAGTTACCGAACTACGTGAAGCTGTACCGCGTAGGTGAGCTAAAGAGGCGAGCTGATGAAGCGGTGGCCCGGTTAGCCAGCTGTGCTCTCTGCGCACAAGTCTGCGAAGTTAACCGGCTAGAAGGAGAAGTGGGGGTATGCCGAACAGGAAAGCTTGCTGTTATTTCTAGTTATGGCCCACATTTCGGAGAAGAGCGGGTGTTGGTCGGAACCAGTGGTTCGGGCACTGTCTTTTTTGCCAACTGTAATCTTTCCTGTGTATTCTGCCAGAACTGTGACATTAGTGCGGACGGTTTAGGAACAGAGGTAACTAGTTTCGAGCTTGCCGAGATTATGCTTCGCCTTCAGGAAAGTGGCTGTCATAACATCAACTTAGTCTCCCCGAGTCATGTGGTGGCTCAAGTGCTTGAGGCCCTAGTCCTTGCAGTGGAAAAGGGCCTGACATTACCGCTCGTCTACAACACCGGGGGATATGATTCGCTATCAACATTGGAATTGCTTGATGGGGTAGTCGACATCTATATGCCCGATTTCAAGTTTTGGGATGCTGCCACAGCCACACGTCTTGCCAGAGCGAAGAACTATCCAAGGGTTGCCCGCGTGGCAATCTACAAGATGCATCGGCAAGTGGGAGATCTGGTTATAAACAAAGATGGCCTTGCCTGGCGTGGTCTATTGCTCCGTCATCTCGTATTACCCGATGGTCTAAGTCAGACCCGTCAAATCATGGGCTTTGTTGCGCAGAAGATCTCTCCCCATACCTATGTAAACGTAATGGGACAGTACTATCCTGCTTATCTAGCCCATAGATATCCCAGACTAAACCGACCTTTACGGCAGTCCGAATACCGACGGGCTGTGGCGGCAGCTCGAGATGAAGGATTACATCGCTTTGCGGACTAG
- a CDS encoding HD domain-containing protein has translation MSRAWVNELKEGQQVAEFYALKDKRLMPFKQKDGNFLMAVLSDRTGDVRAVMWEGADKLEDTIEVGRVVYVVGRVESFRGEPQLVLTSIQRTLDENIDAMVFLPSTTQDRQEMVERLKAIIGSIAQPHLSALLNQGLLENDGLLERFTLAPAAKSMHQAYIGGLLEHTLNVAALCQAAVRLYPSVDRDLLVAGAILHDLGKVEEYTWTTVVDLSDPGKLLGHIVIGGKMVDNMIQAIEGFPAELGLRLQHMIVSHHGELEWGSPKQPQTLEACILHFADNMDAQCSRFQQILFDESEDQWTSYDQRLGRQLFVGEAKGSRLVGGTG, from the coding sequence TTGAGTCGAGCATGGGTGAATGAACTAAAGGAAGGCCAACAAGTGGCCGAGTTTTATGCGCTGAAAGACAAACGTCTGATGCCATTTAAGCAAAAGGACGGCAATTTCCTCATGGCCGTACTGTCCGATCGGACTGGCGATGTCCGGGCGGTGATGTGGGAAGGGGCCGACAAATTAGAAGATACCATCGAGGTTGGTCGAGTAGTCTATGTTGTTGGTCGGGTGGAGTCCTTCCGGGGCGAGCCCCAACTGGTGCTAACCTCCATTCAAAGGACACTGGATGAAAACATTGATGCTATGGTTTTTCTACCGTCTACTACCCAAGACCGTCAGGAAATGGTGGAGCGACTTAAGGCCATTATCGGGAGCATTGCCCAACCGCATCTATCCGCGTTGCTTAACCAAGGATTACTGGAGAATGATGGGTTACTGGAGCGGTTTACCCTGGCTCCCGCGGCGAAGTCAATGCACCAAGCCTACATTGGTGGGCTCCTAGAGCATACCCTTAACGTGGCGGCCCTATGTCAGGCTGCTGTTCGATTGTATCCTTCGGTAGACCGAGACTTGTTAGTGGCCGGTGCGATTCTTCATGATCTAGGAAAGGTTGAGGAGTATACCTGGACGACCGTAGTAGATCTCTCTGATCCCGGTAAGCTCCTAGGACATATTGTCATCGGTGGGAAAATGGTAGATAACATGATCCAGGCAATCGAAGGGTTCCCTGCAGAACTCGGTCTACGACTTCAGCACATGATTGTCAGTCATCACGGCGAGCTGGAATGGGGGTCGCCCAAACAACCCCAGACGTTGGAGGCATGTATTCTTCATTTTGCAGATAACATGGATGCCCAATGTAGTAGGTTCCAGCAGATTCTGTTTGATGAATCGGAAGACCAGTGGACCAGCTACGATCAAAGATTGGGACGGCAGCTGTTTGTGGGTGAGGCGAAGGGGTCAAGATTGGTGGGGGGAACCGGTTGA
- a CDS encoding substrate-binding domain-containing protein: MRIFSITEPLVEGRYWSSGYTRGIRQEAAKIKAKFTEITPGELGLVMEESQFSDVRPVVIVNCISKAWTLDCLTLLTDAGIHPLLLTPFGGRTEEYSTVSLDFYGTFLSLFRYLDLAGKGRIALLGLNPDSVNDTVKIQAFSAYQRTAPAGTEHIFWNQGSLLECCQRFFQHREDYDAIVCTNDVVAIRLINFLNENGVRVPEDCWVAAMGNTFLGGLISPSITVVEMDCQAIGRQAARLYAFLRKNPCLSALRAVVPGHILVRSSTADFPVYRTQPRSERTNTRGDTLNFYADHDVAKIFLLENLFQNSDETDLRILRGLLCGKTYAELAEEVFLSERGVKYRTYRMVELAECSSRGELLSMLTQYVD, translated from the coding sequence TTGCGTATTTTCTCAATCACTGAGCCCTTGGTAGAGGGACGGTATTGGAGTAGTGGATATACCAGAGGGATCCGGCAGGAGGCGGCAAAGATAAAGGCCAAGTTCACCGAGATCACTCCCGGTGAACTAGGTCTTGTTATGGAGGAGAGTCAGTTCTCTGACGTGCGGCCGGTGGTCATTGTAAACTGCATCTCCAAAGCTTGGACCCTTGATTGCCTGACCTTGCTGACGGATGCCGGTATTCACCCCTTACTTTTGACTCCCTTTGGCGGACGTACAGAGGAGTACAGCACGGTGTCGTTGGACTTCTACGGTACGTTTTTGTCCCTGTTCCGTTATTTGGATTTGGCGGGAAAGGGGCGAATTGCTTTGCTCGGGTTAAACCCGGATTCTGTGAATGATACAGTGAAGATACAAGCCTTCTCAGCCTATCAGCGCACCGCCCCCGCGGGGACTGAGCATATCTTTTGGAACCAGGGATCGTTGTTGGAGTGTTGCCAGCGGTTTTTTCAGCATAGAGAGGATTATGATGCCATTGTTTGTACCAATGATGTCGTGGCGATTAGACTGATCAATTTCCTCAATGAAAATGGTGTTCGTGTGCCGGAAGATTGCTGGGTGGCTGCAATGGGGAATACGTTCCTCGGTGGTTTGATCAGTCCTAGCATTACAGTGGTGGAAATGGACTGTCAAGCCATTGGCCGGCAGGCAGCGCGGTTGTATGCCTTTTTGAGGAAGAACCCATGTCTATCCGCTTTACGGGCGGTGGTACCAGGACACATCCTTGTACGCTCTTCCACTGCAGATTTCCCGGTCTACAGAACACAGCCTAGGTCTGAAAGAACCAATACCCGAGGGGACACATTGAACTTTTACGCAGACCATGACGTGGCCAAGATATTTCTCCTGGAAAACCTGTTTCAAAACAGCGATGAGACGGATCTGCGAATTCTGAGGGGACTGCTTTGCGGTAAAACATACGCGGAGTTAGCAGAAGAGGTTTTTCTCTCTGAACGTGGGGTAAAGTATCGTACCTACCGTATGGTGGAGTTGGCGGAATGCAGTTCGCGAGGAGAGCTTCTGTCAATGTTGACACAGTATGTTGATTGA
- the rnhC gene encoding ribonuclease HIII — translation MSTYPRLGTDESGKGDYFGYLITAGAVVSGPEDEVRLKDLGVMDSKRITDNRALELAGKIKGFLPYEIVEMSPSKYNQLYPKFGNLNKLLAWMHARVIENLLSRCPCQVVIVDKFADEGVLRSSLMSKGQNVPLVQRTHAEVDLAVAAASILARARFLETLDKLSQTAGMTLPKGAVTVIEPAKEVVAKNGPESLGSVAKLHFKVTKSVLGE, via the coding sequence ATGAGCACATATCCCCGTCTTGGTACCGATGAATCGGGAAAGGGCGACTATTTTGGTTACTTGATTACAGCCGGTGCAGTGGTCAGTGGTCCTGAGGATGAAGTACGCCTAAAAGATCTTGGAGTAATGGATAGTAAGAGGATCACAGATAACAGGGCGCTGGAGTTAGCGGGTAAGATTAAGGGCTTTTTGCCCTATGAGATCGTTGAGATGTCACCGAGTAAGTATAACCAGCTTTATCCGAAATTCGGTAATCTGAACAAGCTTTTGGCCTGGATGCACGCACGGGTCATCGAGAATTTGCTCAGCCGATGTCCCTGTCAGGTTGTTATTGTAGATAAGTTTGCCGACGAAGGGGTTTTGCGGTCTAGTTTGATGAGCAAGGGTCAGAATGTGCCCCTTGTGCAAAGAACTCATGCAGAGGTGGACCTGGCGGTAGCCGCAGCTTCGATTTTGGCCCGGGCCCGGTTTCTTGAGACCTTGGATAAACTATCACAGACCGCTGGGATGACGCTTCCTAAGGGAGCCGTTACCGTGATTGAGCCAGCGAAGGAAGTCGTTGCAAAGAACGGACCGGAGTCTCTTGGTAGTGTTGCTAAGCTACACTTTAAAGTCACAAAGTCGGTATTGGGGGAATAG
- a CDS encoding glycerol-3-phosphate responsive antiterminator → MGKSLRTDDLLQKLKQKPVIAGLRDFTQIDEVLGAGCQVVFALRGDVFQLRDVSERCKKHDALLFVHVDLMQGIAADAAGLRFISELMYISGILTTRSYLVKAAKEAGLLTIMRLFCLDTEALQTGIQACRKCQPHAVEVLPGLVAPKIVSRLPKKDFPPLIAGGLISTLDEARDTLVPDIVGFSSSNKELWHSDAKTLR, encoded by the coding sequence ATGGGTAAGAGCTTACGAACAGATGACTTGTTGCAAAAACTTAAGCAAAAACCAGTGATTGCTGGCTTGCGGGATTTCACCCAGATTGATGAAGTCCTTGGCGCAGGATGCCAGGTTGTTTTTGCACTCCGTGGGGATGTCTTTCAGCTGAGAGATGTAAGCGAAAGATGTAAAAAGCACGATGCGCTGCTCTTTGTCCATGTGGATTTAATGCAGGGGATTGCCGCAGATGCAGCTGGATTACGTTTTATTAGTGAGTTAATGTATATCTCGGGCATTCTCACTACTCGGAGTTACTTGGTGAAGGCGGCAAAGGAGGCCGGGCTTCTGACCATAATGCGCCTTTTTTGCTTAGATACCGAAGCTTTACAGACTGGAATTCAGGCTTGCCGTAAGTGTCAACCCCATGCGGTAGAGGTTTTACCGGGGTTGGTGGCGCCAAAAATTGTCAGTCGGTTACCGAAGAAGGATTTTCCGCCCTTAATCGCTGGAGGATTAATTAGTACCCTTGATGAGGCGAGGGATACCTTGGTCCCTGATATTGTTGGGTTTTCCAGTAGCAATAAGGAGTTGTGGCACAGTGACGCTAAGACCCTCCGTTGA
- a CDS encoding DUF4886 domain-containing protein, with protein MKRRNVISVLISVLLVAFFTLRGVVAAQTVPASRQLKILAIGNSFSEDATRYLYQIAADCGATHIVIGNLYIGGCSLNTHWSNARTDSAAYTYFKNTNGYWASTSRRSLLDGLQDEDWDIVTLQQVSGLSGAPETYNYDLINLINYVKDHVGKDVQLGWHMTWAYESSSNHGDFGRYSKDQMTMYRAITNAVQTKILTNKAFSFVIPAGTAIQNARTSFLGDTLTRDGYHLSEDIGRYIAGLTWIKAIGFSLDGVKSLPAGIPSAYLSMMKEAAERAVERPYEVSPSSFVEIPSPYDLSEYALFDWEPVGCAYWNSPAGIELVSRRNSTASNLINFVASGRQFTRQDLPIGTLIVIDPGYQYRPEGWTNGRNTAANRPTNITAQYVVIDETWWGNYDYRAFNVAVKGATADISGRIEEVASHFRIYIPKSASGLDAPSNPAE; from the coding sequence ATGAAAAGGAGAAACGTGATTAGCGTGTTGATATCTGTGTTGCTTGTTGCCTTCTTTACCCTGCGCGGAGTGGTTGCCGCGCAAACAGTTCCCGCCTCCAGACAGCTCAAAATCCTTGCCATTGGAAACAGTTTCAGCGAGGATGCGACCCGGTATCTGTACCAAATTGCTGCCGACTGCGGGGCAACCCATATTGTGATAGGAAACCTGTATATCGGCGGATGTTCCTTGAATACCCATTGGAGTAACGCCAGAACTGACTCCGCCGCATATACATATTTCAAGAATACTAATGGATACTGGGCTAGCACTTCCCGCAGATCCTTGCTCGACGGTCTGCAAGACGAAGACTGGGACATCGTAACCTTGCAGCAAGTTAGCGGTCTAAGCGGCGCGCCTGAGACCTACAACTACGATTTGATCAATCTCATTAACTATGTAAAAGACCATGTCGGCAAGGATGTACAGCTAGGATGGCACATGACCTGGGCCTATGAGTCCAGTAGCAACCATGGGGATTTCGGAAGATACAGCAAAGATCAGATGACCATGTACCGTGCCATTACCAATGCTGTGCAGACAAAGATCCTAACCAACAAGGCCTTTTCCTTTGTGATTCCGGCGGGAACCGCTATCCAAAATGCCCGGACCAGTTTTCTTGGCGATACCCTGACCCGGGACGGATATCACCTGAGCGAGGATATTGGCCGCTACATTGCCGGACTAACCTGGATAAAGGCCATTGGTTTCTCGCTAGATGGAGTGAAATCTCTACCTGCCGGTATTCCCTCCGCCTATCTGTCAATGATGAAGGAGGCTGCTGAACGGGCCGTGGAAAGGCCCTATGAGGTGTCCCCTTCCTCCTTTGTAGAGATTCCATCTCCCTATGATCTGTCCGAGTATGCTTTATTTGATTGGGAACCGGTTGGCTGTGCATATTGGAATTCCCCTGCGGGCATAGAACTCGTATCCAGAAGGAACAGCACCGCTTCTAATCTGATCAATTTTGTCGCATCAGGCCGCCAATTTACACGGCAGGACTTGCCAATCGGCACCCTCATCGTAATCGACCCGGGATACCAATACCGTCCGGAAGGATGGACTAATGGTCGAAATACTGCGGCAAACCGTCCAACAAATATCACTGCACAGTATGTTGTAATTGATGAGACCTGGTGGGGTAACTATGACTACCGCGCCTTCAACGTGGCGGTAAAGGGTGCCACCGCCGATATTTCCGGTCGTATAGAGGAGGTAGCCTCTCACTTTCGTATCTATATACCAAAATCGGCGTCAGGCTTAGATGCTCCTAGTAATCCAGCAGAGTAG